The Lentzea guizhouensis genome contains a region encoding:
- a CDS encoding WXG100 family type VII secretion target — translation MTFTYHDVRTWNSGALDSAAATVKARKDKIIGLQDELNLAFGPVYWHGDAATAAQTKLAALVDRAEHVVAEAGTVLRALHDSADALAALRHEVENTDSTAASNQFTISAQGDVVDERPPEAQDTPESLHQRARLRAELAEAVGRILQAAHEVDEVLNSALTKAEQAQISDGGATTLAEADVSNKTQDGRYRIGPPDRPDIKFDEDFVYGSKESTAGDHLDKAKWLAKLRGAQALGMMPDGTEMYEHYWNNTGEPKEFDYEKAYRDDSGIRQGVDSEITRAAAAAEELIRSGNTNFPMTGQASVAQPYPTTENWQKAVGGYQVWSHSNVRVEGNKVTMEITVKAEDRYNFNRGQADIATGAGDNENGRFTEIGWAKPFDTHGTITRTVTWEVGRPPGGPTGEPGEDREPRGSGRDRGPTPDNPRERR, via the coding sequence ATGACCTTCACGTACCACGACGTGCGCACCTGGAACTCGGGGGCGCTCGACAGCGCGGCCGCCACCGTCAAGGCGCGCAAAGACAAGATCATTGGCCTGCAGGACGAGCTCAACCTCGCGTTCGGCCCCGTCTACTGGCACGGCGACGCGGCGACGGCCGCACAGACCAAGCTCGCCGCCCTCGTCGACCGAGCGGAACACGTCGTCGCCGAGGCAGGCACCGTGCTGCGGGCCCTGCACGACTCGGCCGACGCCCTCGCCGCGCTCCGCCACGAGGTCGAGAACACCGACTCCACCGCGGCGTCCAACCAGTTCACCATCAGCGCTCAGGGTGACGTCGTCGACGAACGTCCGCCGGAGGCGCAGGACACGCCGGAGAGCCTGCACCAGCGGGCCCGTCTCCGTGCAGAGCTCGCCGAGGCCGTCGGCCGGATCCTGCAGGCGGCCCACGAGGTCGACGAGGTGCTCAACAGCGCGCTCACCAAGGCGGAGCAGGCGCAGATCTCTGACGGCGGTGCGACGACCCTCGCCGAGGCGGACGTCAGCAACAAGACGCAGGACGGCCGCTACCGGATCGGCCCGCCCGACCGTCCGGACATCAAGTTCGACGAGGACTTCGTCTACGGCTCCAAGGAGTCCACGGCTGGTGACCACCTGGACAAGGCGAAGTGGCTCGCCAAGCTCCGCGGTGCCCAGGCGCTTGGCATGATGCCCGACGGCACTGAGATGTACGAGCACTACTGGAACAACACCGGTGAGCCCAAGGAGTTCGACTACGAGAAGGCGTACCGCGACGACTCGGGTATCCGCCAGGGCGTCGACTCCGAGATCACCCGCGCCGCCGCTGCGGCCGAGGAGCTCATCCGCAGCGGCAACACCAACTTCCCGATGACAGGGCAGGCCTCGGTCGCGCAGCCCTATCCGACGACGGAGAACTGGCAGAAAGCGGTCGGGGGCTACCAGGTATGGAGCCATTCCAACGTCCGGGTCGAGGGCAACAAAGTCACCATGGAGATCACCGTCAAGGCCGAGGACCGGTACAACTTCAACCGCGGCCAGGCCGACATCGCCACCGGTGCCGGTGACAACGAGAACGGCCGCTTCACCGAGATCGGCTGGGCCAAGCCGTTCGACACGCACGGCACGATCACCAGGACCGTCACCTGGGAGGTCGGCCGCCCACCCGGTGGGCCGACCGGGGAGCCGGGCGAGGATCGTGAGCCACGCGGATCGGGCCGCGACCGGGGACCGACTCCGGACAACCCCAGGGAGCGCCGGTGA
- a CDS encoding type VII secretion target, translating into MGGYEVDIAALRKAAESAISAGEQAKQVRLGEAPAEIPAGMRGSVSAATAPNLAKAWDARLAAWAGEITNFAADVRAAADRYEKDENAAEDDLSVLGWLFK; encoded by the coding sequence ATGGGGGGATACGAGGTAGACATCGCCGCGCTGCGCAAAGCCGCAGAGTCTGCGATCAGCGCCGGCGAACAGGCGAAGCAGGTCAGGCTGGGCGAGGCGCCGGCCGAGATCCCGGCGGGCATGCGAGGCTCGGTGTCCGCGGCCACCGCGCCCAACCTGGCCAAGGCCTGGGACGCGAGGCTCGCCGCGTGGGCGGGCGAGATCACGAACTTCGCCGCGGACGTCCGCGCCGCCGCGGACCGCTACGAGAAGGACGAGAACGCCGCGGAGGACGATCTCTCGGTCCTGGGCTGGTTGTTCAAATGA
- a CDS encoding AAA family ATPase — translation MAWAPYYRGDGQARDVKLPEPPPWRQFPRTEQESAKTFQPPPGLVDAVNAALCLHRPLLLTGAPGSGKSTVVDSIATELRLGVPLRWHITSRSTLTEALYRYDALGRLDATQHGEADDIGRFVELGPLGTALLPGDRPRAVLIDEIDKSDIDLPSDLLNVLELGEFTIPELSRHKDSRVTVRRSGGDGTAEIVNGKVQCTTFPVIVMTSNGERDFPAPFLRRCIRFDVPNPDADALTAIVRAHLGVEAEARTKDLVTRFLQDLESKKNVATDQLLNAVFLVNGHLDGDSEQRAKLANLLLRALSDG, via the coding sequence ATGGCGTGGGCGCCTTACTACCGGGGTGACGGCCAGGCGAGGGACGTGAAACTGCCCGAGCCGCCGCCGTGGCGGCAGTTCCCGCGGACTGAGCAGGAGTCGGCCAAGACGTTCCAGCCACCGCCTGGGCTCGTCGACGCGGTCAACGCCGCGCTGTGCCTGCACCGCCCGCTGCTGCTTACCGGAGCGCCGGGCTCGGGCAAGTCGACGGTCGTCGACTCGATCGCGACGGAGCTGCGGCTGGGGGTACCGCTGCGCTGGCACATCACCTCCCGCAGCACGCTCACCGAGGCGCTCTACCGCTACGACGCGCTCGGCAGGCTCGACGCCACGCAACACGGCGAGGCCGATGACATCGGCCGGTTCGTCGAGCTAGGCCCGCTCGGCACCGCCCTGTTGCCGGGAGACCGCCCGCGCGCCGTGCTGATCGACGAGATCGACAAGAGCGACATCGACCTGCCGAGCGACCTGCTCAACGTCCTCGAGCTCGGTGAGTTCACGATTCCCGAGCTGTCGCGGCACAAGGACTCGCGCGTGACGGTGCGCCGCAGCGGTGGCGACGGCACGGCCGAGATCGTCAACGGCAAGGTGCAGTGCACCACCTTCCCGGTGATCGTCATGACCAGTAACGGCGAACGCGACTTCCCGGCGCCGTTCCTGCGGCGCTGCATCCGGTTCGACGTCCCGAACCCGGACGCCGACGCACTGACAGCGATCGTGCGCGCGCACCTCGGCGTCGAGGCGGAGGCGCGGACGAAAGATCTGGTGACGAGGTTCCTGCAGGACCTGGAGTCGAAGAAGAACGTCGCGACGGACCAGTTGCTCAACGCGGTCTTCCTGGTGAACGGGCACCTCGACGGCGATAGTGAGCAGCGGGCCAAGCTGGCGAACCTCCTGCTGCGCGCACTCTCGGACGGCTGA
- a CDS encoding SAV_2336 N-terminal domain-related protein, with product MLDRLVRGLLGFSSDIDAMSVADALWLAQAMRPATGDAAEIPERPEVVATPSGPEPLMPEWDRPSPLHEEDFDEGDDGDEADVHAAAADETGHRTATRTQLPTSRALPHSLDIARALRPFKQRFHNTARLELSVDATVERYVSTNRLTPVLVPARERWFDVDVVVDGSASMVVWDDTVAELLNVLRRMSAFRTVETWRIDPNADKPLLHKGDHVVLEPRALRDPRQRRLVIVVSDCVTDGWYAPQIWQILRDWASCTHTVLLNPLPQKLWRRTGLDHPAARVRAARPGAPDSDLRFGVSSLLRKEAGDIRWLGVPVAGLSAASLGRWARTAMAKDPLGCDGVLLPQTGRLSFEDFPDDYFDDDVDAADLVESFRLTASAPAWRLAVLCANVGVLPVRVLRDIQRDLVPEAQPSDLAEVLVSGLFHEAVGSRPEELTISLRDGVGEHLANYLSRLDARALVIAMRDRYTAAASAHGLVVTAAVEDEAGELMLPDHSKAWASVARNTAALLDLPPEPALEPVPEPLPVSTPLPVPDLYQPRGRYVGIGVGAYELVQPLQHAVSDVRELGALLRGYEGEPLADPTEAEVRAHMRALRQNPQDGGALVALWVGHAMPVAGSLRLLARDNDGAADGITLDEFALWCASSGAHQVFIIIDACYSGAHLDEAVRRIADLQEQLLADHTHWAGVLVSCSGVETARDGLFGGKLRKLLRAGPTADEDMRRWSDRTAYVDGGAVGTALLNGWDSDVQRPRFMQYGSAQPMLPNPLYSPNTVPKHLLLAARGGDSADNRSWFTGRTAQVDRVVGWVKSGVPGLRVVTGAPGTGKSAVVGRVVSLSNPAERDLLLTAGPPFRHADPGPNSVDAAVHVRAMTADRVADLLSRQLVAAGLIPAPDGPRRGAAELVGVVSTLTSPPVLVVDGLDEARGESFSIATSLLTRLASYAVVIVSTRQAHRVAGGAPLLTELSPVEVLNLDEADNETDVRAYVLARLGTQVPQSTVDSLAQLPFLTAWMITDQVLASGGADLRLSLDAVFELELAKVPAARTLLTALTWSHGAGFPEAEWIAVAEALSGERFVSADVSTVLIELGRHITQDGEEGTAVFKLTHQTFADYLRPPFAPSRAEVFAPGADVVAKALVRLYRQRLEAGVPPNVPGYLHKYVWRHCGHAGVQALDGLRELAVMNRMLMPDIALAATTAANELAHWGRGDEAIPPFEEAASHFRALVPTNRMYLADLAYVLNRLARRFREAGRLQQAVAPAEEAVVRYRELVASTPTTAETLTHKRLAQRIAKTTTHGGDNPTYAAHLSGALVDLSEIYAMLGRRHDAVSTARDAVAAVDSDVPLARAMMCLAARCSETGRRYEAMQRSKQAVEVYYTLAQANPAHLSDLVGALACLSQDYLRLGRLADADRTTQQAADISGTLGRHAPFRPQLADAALSLSVAYGMVDRTDAALTSARQAADLAEGLPLHAEALHNLMRRQRDAYELADAVATGLRAVELCLQPEHAHKLSILAGVLFTLDTICAGNNQPEIVHMAWNRVTERFRGPSLATLLTLRAASARAGEAEALKWLSLALTHVGQSRQALHDLHDVARRHYDSARYWSWESEPDWLTVDRRLLTTARAWVFARTYAEERAILLHHPELLSTDADVAVTEALYGTSLVEAQVLQSRRNTAQQQGVEQAYRPWLLASVADEFIDATPARRRELLATRRDELLDKEVLKNVRDNRPVHALLLLADDDANVLDLVLDAHENPERTTDILRELSSRASPQALTQAVTALEPHPLAALYRAVARVRAGDDRVTLPPADQRLTWIHELTYLLPTNLKLATLIRRLSSDPD from the coding sequence GTGCTCGACCGGCTGGTCCGGGGACTCCTCGGCTTCTCATCTGACATCGACGCGATGTCGGTCGCGGACGCCTTGTGGCTCGCCCAGGCGATGCGTCCGGCCACCGGCGACGCGGCGGAGATCCCGGAACGGCCGGAGGTCGTGGCCACGCCCAGCGGGCCGGAGCCACTGATGCCCGAGTGGGACCGGCCGTCCCCGCTGCACGAGGAGGATTTCGACGAGGGCGACGACGGTGATGAGGCCGACGTCCACGCCGCGGCGGCCGACGAGACCGGGCACCGGACCGCGACCAGGACGCAGCTGCCCACCAGTCGGGCGCTGCCGCACAGCCTCGACATCGCCCGTGCGTTGCGGCCGTTCAAACAGCGCTTCCACAACACCGCCAGGCTTGAGCTCTCGGTCGACGCGACCGTCGAGCGGTACGTGTCGACCAACCGGCTCACCCCAGTGCTGGTCCCCGCCCGCGAACGGTGGTTCGACGTCGACGTGGTCGTGGACGGGTCCGCCTCGATGGTCGTGTGGGACGACACCGTCGCCGAGCTGCTGAACGTGCTCAGGCGGATGAGCGCCTTCCGCACGGTCGAGACCTGGCGCATCGACCCGAACGCAGACAAACCGTTGCTGCACAAGGGCGACCACGTCGTCCTGGAACCTCGTGCCCTGCGTGACCCGCGGCAGCGACGGCTCGTGATCGTCGTGTCGGACTGCGTCACCGATGGCTGGTACGCACCGCAGATCTGGCAGATCCTGCGCGACTGGGCCTCCTGCACCCACACCGTGCTGCTGAACCCGTTGCCGCAGAAGCTGTGGCGTCGCACCGGGCTCGACCATCCCGCCGCACGGGTGCGGGCGGCCCGGCCCGGCGCACCCGACAGCGACCTGAGGTTCGGCGTCTCCTCGTTGCTGCGCAAGGAGGCCGGTGACATCCGTTGGCTGGGCGTCCCCGTGGCCGGACTGTCGGCGGCCTCGCTCGGCCGGTGGGCGCGCACCGCGATGGCGAAGGACCCGTTGGGGTGCGACGGTGTCCTGCTCCCGCAGACCGGCCGGCTGTCCTTCGAGGACTTCCCCGACGACTACTTCGACGACGACGTGGACGCGGCGGATCTCGTCGAGTCGTTCCGGCTCACCGCCTCCGCACCCGCGTGGCGGCTCGCCGTGCTGTGCGCGAACGTGGGTGTGCTGCCGGTCCGGGTGCTGCGCGACATCCAGCGCGACCTGGTGCCCGAGGCCCAGCCGTCCGATCTGGCCGAGGTGCTTGTGAGCGGCCTGTTCCACGAGGCCGTCGGCTCCCGGCCGGAGGAGCTGACGATCTCCCTGCGCGACGGGGTGGGCGAGCACCTCGCGAACTACCTGTCCAGATTGGACGCACGCGCGCTGGTCATCGCAATGCGGGACCGGTACACCGCGGCCGCGTCCGCGCACGGCCTGGTCGTCACGGCAGCGGTGGAGGACGAAGCCGGCGAGCTGATGCTGCCGGACCACAGCAAGGCCTGGGCCAGCGTGGCCCGCAACACCGCGGCACTGCTCGACCTGCCTCCCGAGCCGGCCCTGGAGCCAGTCCCCGAACCGCTGCCGGTGTCCACGCCGCTCCCGGTGCCTGACTTGTACCAGCCGCGCGGCAGGTACGTCGGCATCGGCGTCGGCGCGTACGAGCTGGTGCAGCCGCTGCAGCACGCCGTGAGCGACGTGCGGGAGCTGGGCGCGCTGCTCAGGGGGTACGAGGGCGAGCCACTGGCCGATCCGACCGAGGCCGAGGTCCGCGCCCACATGAGGGCGCTCCGGCAGAACCCGCAGGACGGCGGCGCGTTGGTCGCGTTGTGGGTCGGGCATGCGATGCCCGTCGCGGGCAGCCTCCGACTCCTGGCGAGGGACAACGATGGCGCGGCCGACGGCATCACACTGGATGAGTTCGCGTTGTGGTGTGCCTCGTCCGGTGCGCATCAGGTGTTCATCATCATCGACGCCTGCTACTCGGGTGCTCACCTCGACGAGGCCGTACGGAGGATCGCCGACCTCCAGGAGCAACTGCTGGCTGATCACACGCACTGGGCGGGCGTGCTGGTGTCGTGTTCTGGCGTTGAGACGGCCCGTGACGGCCTGTTCGGCGGCAAGCTGCGCAAGCTGCTGCGTGCTGGCCCTACCGCCGATGAGGACATGCGGCGGTGGAGTGACCGCACGGCGTACGTCGACGGCGGAGCGGTCGGCACGGCGCTGTTGAACGGGTGGGACAGCGATGTGCAGCGGCCGCGTTTCATGCAGTACGGATCTGCTCAGCCGATGCTGCCGAATCCGTTGTACTCCCCGAACACAGTCCCGAAGCACCTGCTGCTGGCCGCTCGTGGTGGCGACTCGGCGGACAACCGGTCGTGGTTCACCGGCCGCACCGCGCAGGTGGATCGCGTGGTCGGCTGGGTGAAGTCGGGTGTGCCTGGTCTGCGCGTGGTCACCGGGGCGCCGGGCACGGGCAAGTCCGCGGTGGTCGGCCGGGTCGTGAGCCTGTCGAACCCGGCCGAACGCGACCTGCTGCTGACCGCCGGACCGCCGTTCCGGCACGCCGACCCCGGCCCGAATTCGGTCGACGCGGCCGTGCACGTCCGTGCGATGACCGCCGACCGCGTGGCCGACCTGCTCAGCCGTCAACTGGTCGCCGCCGGCCTGATCCCTGCACCGGACGGACCACGGCGCGGCGCGGCCGAGCTGGTCGGTGTGGTCAGCACGCTCACCTCACCGCCGGTGCTGGTGGTGGACGGCCTGGACGAGGCGCGCGGTGAGTCGTTCTCGATCGCCACCTCGCTGCTGACCAGGCTCGCGAGCTACGCCGTGGTGATCGTCTCGACCCGGCAGGCACACCGCGTCGCCGGTGGCGCGCCGTTGCTGACCGAGCTGTCGCCGGTCGAGGTGCTGAACCTCGACGAGGCCGACAACGAGACCGACGTCCGCGCCTACGTGCTCGCCCGGCTGGGTACGCAGGTTCCGCAGTCCACCGTGGACTCGTTGGCGCAGCTGCCGTTCCTGACCGCGTGGATGATCACGGACCAGGTGCTCGCCAGCGGCGGGGCTGATCTCAGACTCTCGCTCGACGCGGTTTTCGAACTGGAGCTCGCCAAGGTTCCGGCGGCACGCACGTTGCTGACGGCGTTGACGTGGAGCCACGGCGCCGGGTTCCCCGAGGCCGAGTGGATCGCGGTCGCGGAAGCGCTGTCGGGCGAGCGGTTCGTTTCCGCCGACGTCTCCACCGTGCTCATCGAACTGGGCCGGCACATCACGCAGGACGGTGAGGAGGGCACGGCCGTCTTCAAGCTGACGCACCAGACGTTCGCCGACTACCTGCGGCCGCCGTTCGCGCCGAGCAGGGCCGAGGTGTTCGCGCCTGGCGCGGATGTCGTCGCGAAGGCGTTGGTTCGCCTGTACCGGCAGCGGTTGGAAGCGGGCGTGCCACCGAACGTGCCTGGCTACCTGCACAAGTACGTCTGGCGGCACTGCGGGCACGCCGGCGTGCAGGCGTTGGACGGGTTGCGCGAACTCGCGGTGATGAACCGGATGCTGATGCCGGACATCGCGCTCGCGGCGACCACGGCAGCCAACGAGCTCGCACACTGGGGCCGCGGCGACGAGGCCATCCCGCCGTTCGAGGAAGCTGCCTCGCACTTCCGCGCATTGGTGCCGACGAACCGGATGTATTTGGCGGACCTGGCCTACGTGCTGAACCGGCTCGCCCGGCGGTTCCGCGAGGCTGGCCGGCTGCAGCAGGCCGTCGCACCCGCGGAAGAGGCCGTGGTGCGGTACCGGGAGCTGGTCGCGTCGACCCCGACGACTGCTGAAACGCTGACGCACAAACGGCTTGCACAACGCATCGCGAAGACGACGACGCACGGCGGCGACAACCCGACGTATGCGGCGCACCTGAGTGGTGCGTTGGTCGATCTGAGCGAGATCTACGCCATGCTCGGCCGTCGCCACGATGCAGTGTCCACAGCTCGCGACGCCGTAGCCGCCGTCGACTCCGACGTTCCTCTTGCCCGCGCGATGATGTGCCTCGCCGCGCGGTGCAGCGAAACGGGCCGGCGCTACGAGGCCATGCAACGCTCCAAACAGGCCGTCGAGGTGTACTACACCCTCGCTCAGGCGAACCCGGCGCACCTCTCGGACCTCGTTGGCGCACTGGCCTGTCTGAGCCAGGACTACCTGAGACTCGGCAGGCTCGCGGATGCCGACCGCACCACGCAACAAGCCGCGGACATCAGCGGCACGCTGGGCCGGCACGCACCATTCCGCCCACAACTCGCCGACGCCGCACTGAGCCTGAGCGTCGCCTACGGCATGGTCGACCGCACCGATGCGGCGCTGACCTCGGCCCGGCAAGCCGCGGACCTCGCGGAAGGGTTGCCGCTGCACGCCGAGGCGCTGCACAACCTGATGCGCCGCCAGCGCGACGCATACGAACTCGCGGACGCCGTGGCGACCGGGCTGCGGGCCGTCGAGCTGTGCCTGCAGCCGGAGCACGCGCACAAGTTGTCCATCCTCGCGGGTGTGCTGTTCACCCTCGACACGATCTGCGCAGGCAACAACCAACCCGAGATCGTCCACATGGCCTGGAACCGGGTGACCGAACGGTTCCGCGGCCCGAGCCTCGCGACCCTGCTCACGCTGCGGGCTGCTTCGGCTCGAGCAGGAGAAGCCGAAGCGCTGAAGTGGCTGAGCCTCGCCCTGACCCACGTCGGCCAGTCCCGGCAGGCGCTTCACGACCTGCACGACGTGGCTCGTCGCCACTACGACTCGGCCCGGTACTGGTCGTGGGAGTCGGAGCCGGACTGGCTCACCGTCGACCGCAGGCTGCTCACGACGGCCCGTGCGTGGGTGTTCGCCCGCACGTACGCCGAGGAACGCGCGATCCTGCTCCACCACCCCGAACTGCTCTCGACGGACGCGGACGTGGCGGTCACCGAAGCGCTGTACGGCACCAGCCTCGTCGAAGCGCAGGTCCTCCAGTCCCGCCGCAACACCGCACAGCAGCAGGGCGTCGAGCAGGCCTACCGTCCCTGGCTGCTGGCCAGCGTGGCCGACGAGTTCATCGACGCCACCCCGGCTCGGCGCCGCGAGCTGCTCGCCACGCGCAGGGACGAGCTGCTGGACAAAGAAGTCCTGAAGAACGTGCGGGACAACCGGCCCGTGCACGCGTTGCTGCTGCTGGCCGACGATGACGCCAACGTGCTCGACCTCGTGCTGGACGCACACGAGAATCCGGAGCGCACGACGGACATCCTGCGCGAGCTCTCCTCGCGCGCGTCTCCTCAGGCACTCACCCAGGCCGTGACCGCGCTGGAACCGCATCCGCTTGCGGCGCTGTACAGGGCAGTGGCGCGTGTTCGAGCGGGTGACGATCGCGTCACGCTGCCCCCAGCGGATCAACGACTGACGTGGATTCACGAGCTGACCTACCTGCTGCCGACAAACCTGAAACTGGCCACGTTGATCCGCAGGCTGTCATCCGATCCGGACTAG
- a CDS encoding esterase/lipase family protein, protein MADRLPFDDMVVVLPGIGGSVLKSVDGPVWEPSIGMAGALLRDRHDVLARLAGDPGELDDPEYRDGVVATELIGTPVAVPGIASLNQYRPLRRALNEAFELVVGDPAAQDGAPANYFEFPYDWRRANQVSAVALKRFVDRELAKWRGSQLDSSAKVVFVCHSMGGLVAKYYLDVLGGWRDCRSLITYGTPFRGSPKALGVLANGLRRFGIDFSALTEVLRGFTSVYQLLPRYPVVRQRQGEPLVRISELATGFGGLDLSRARAAYEDFHRAMDPERSSHQGRRLDQLVRLRPIVGYGQKTLQSAEIGPGGLEVSATALSANPGVRALGTGDGTVPAVSAVPIELSDDGPWWWENGKHATIHTTANTLTSLVKTLTLGTAGLGDLQGPQRQEWETRAAPAEVTLDVRVDEITPVGEPLTIDCVLSDPGVTEPPALTIPEHVSTERTETSEGYRYRVHGLSAGTHEITVDWAGCSVSDVVEVC, encoded by the coding sequence ATGGCCGATCGGCTCCCGTTCGACGACATGGTTGTGGTCCTGCCCGGCATCGGCGGCAGCGTGCTGAAGTCCGTCGACGGGCCGGTCTGGGAACCGTCGATCGGCATGGCGGGTGCTCTGCTGCGCGACCGCCACGACGTGCTCGCCAGGCTCGCCGGCGATCCGGGAGAACTGGACGATCCCGAGTACCGCGACGGGGTGGTCGCGACCGAGCTAATCGGCACACCCGTCGCGGTGCCGGGAATCGCGTCGCTGAACCAGTACCGGCCGCTGCGGCGCGCGCTCAACGAGGCGTTCGAACTGGTCGTGGGCGATCCCGCCGCGCAGGACGGTGCACCGGCGAACTACTTCGAGTTCCCCTACGACTGGCGGCGCGCGAACCAGGTGTCCGCGGTCGCGCTGAAGCGGTTCGTCGACCGCGAGCTGGCCAAGTGGCGGGGGAGCCAGCTGGACAGCTCGGCCAAGGTCGTCTTCGTCTGCCACAGCATGGGCGGCTTGGTGGCGAAGTACTACCTCGACGTGCTCGGCGGCTGGCGCGACTGCCGATCCCTGATCACCTACGGCACGCCATTCCGCGGCTCGCCCAAGGCCCTGGGTGTGCTCGCCAACGGGCTACGCCGGTTCGGGATCGACTTCTCCGCCCTCACGGAGGTGCTGCGCGGCTTCACATCCGTTTACCAGCTCCTGCCTCGTTACCCGGTCGTGCGGCAACGGCAGGGGGAACCGCTGGTCCGGATCAGCGAACTCGCCACCGGCTTCGGTGGTCTCGACCTGAGCCGTGCCCGCGCCGCCTACGAGGACTTCCACCGCGCCATGGACCCAGAACGCTCGTCGCACCAGGGCAGGCGGCTCGACCAGCTGGTGCGCCTGCGCCCGATCGTCGGCTACGGCCAGAAAACCCTGCAGTCGGCCGAGATCGGGCCGGGCGGTTTGGAGGTCTCCGCGACCGCCCTGTCCGCGAACCCCGGCGTCCGCGCGCTCGGCACCGGCGACGGCACGGTGCCCGCGGTCTCGGCGGTGCCGATCGAGCTCTCCGACGACGGCCCGTGGTGGTGGGAGAACGGCAAGCACGCCACCATCCACACCACCGCCAACACGCTGACCAGCCTCGTGAAGACCTTGACGCTGGGCACCGCCGGCCTGGGCGACCTTCAGGGCCCGCAGCGGCAGGAGTGGGAGACGCGAGCGGCACCGGCCGAGGTCACCCTCGACGTCCGCGTGGACGAGATCACCCCGGTGGGCGAGCCGCTGACGATCGACTGCGTGCTCAGCGACCCCGGTGTAACCGAACCACCCGCGCTGACGATCCCAGAACACGTATCCACGGAGCGAACGGAGACCTCTGAAGGGTATCGGTATCGCGTGCACGGCCTCTCCGCGGGCACGCACGAGATCACGGTCGACTGGGCCGGGTGCTCGGTGAGCGACGTCGTCGAGGTTTGTTGA